In the genome of Ignavibacteriales bacterium, one region contains:
- a CDS encoding carboxypeptidase-like regulatory domain-containing protein, which translates to MKRKTTFHSMTLTSIKIFTGLLLFSTLIFSQNRSKIEGKITDAETGEELLGANVILVDTHLGAATDLSGKFIIINVPVGTYTLQASMIGYKKNIIEGVVVSADRVTSLEIKMTSGYIESEEVVIVAKKNELHNEVSNTQLVVTNDQIINSAGIRDINSFLERQPGVSSERGFLEIRGGSADQTGSFIDGMSYNNAAVGNAETSVPLSSIDQVSVLSGGFNAEYGNFRSGLLNVTTKTGNKNKYHGTISIQRNIEHLKRFGPKLSDPYGPALRPFLDPTVAFVGTQTAWADNDYLRQQYDNFDGWIQQADIFNQGRPLNQQATPLDYYLLAAWMHMAIPDYEALSALGYEVSEEHKRLFEEHVRGEEGIDYNVDLGFGGPLPFLSSEFGDATFYLSHLTREDYYVFPFAKKSQQNYVTRATLKTNPLKTLTVRLDGLVKRQLGLSPLKPAFGDVPDAGREGGFMRIDNTKDISGISSLDGGTNYWFDVPIFPLLDQTTKMGAININHMLNEKTFWEFKLNYSSIKDHSPTGDNRDNTVLTHFGPFPVSEMPYGKLQFSNNNRLTLITGNDTISYLYPGYDALPGVNKRFRSKEGDLYTNVHIQQVGLKFDIVSQLGDHNYLKSGIEYNYIDLDHKMWLKWNRTGPYNSYEFNYHRFPSQTGFYIQDQISYEGIIANIGTRLDYYYGGGGKWPTGDNFSDAFTSAFGGAPPGPGEAADSFYAILASGRSIIWEKWEEYDRQNPGFLEPVKNHLVISPRLGLSFPVTAESKFYFNYGHFRSNPPYASMFLFTYRYDKNGIYEMSNPNLEPPKTIQYELGVEYKMFENVILKLSGYYKDVSGQHGEVSYQRNTDGALIYDRWDNNEYKDIQGLELTFTKNDYSWITGWINFNYMREKEGLSGISAIYKNSFDDERTALYSNNQQKFLPRPILNTNVTLKSPDELFSSEWLNHITSNWRATLFFEWKAGEYFTFNPLDKDFISNNLQWPDYFMLDFRVAKTFSFLGLNTTFFLDINNVLNMKVSLLNRGYAFRRNSVDTGNFIEWADTKNYLASLRLPMYDSPEFDNLRAQNPGYYIPGDDKVGDLRSDEKPHINDPDLSYFLFGQPRDIWFGLRIDF; encoded by the coding sequence ATGAAAAGAAAAACTACTTTTCATTCAATGACATTAACATCAATTAAAATATTTACAGGGTTACTGCTTTTTTCAACACTGATATTCAGTCAGAACAGAAGCAAGATTGAAGGCAAAATAACAGATGCAGAAACAGGCGAAGAATTATTAGGCGCGAATGTGATACTTGTCGATACGCATCTCGGTGCGGCTACTGACCTTAGCGGAAAGTTTATAATCATTAATGTTCCTGTAGGAACGTACACGCTTCAAGCTTCAATGATCGGGTATAAAAAGAATATAATCGAAGGTGTTGTTGTTTCAGCGGACAGGGTTACATCATTAGAAATAAAAATGACTTCGGGATATATTGAAAGTGAAGAAGTTGTAATCGTTGCAAAAAAGAATGAACTGCATAATGAAGTTTCTAACACACAACTTGTCGTTACCAATGATCAGATAATTAACTCTGCAGGTATCAGAGATATAAATTCATTTCTTGAAAGACAGCCGGGTGTTTCAAGCGAAAGAGGTTTCCTTGAAATAAGAGGTGGTTCGGCAGACCAGACAGGTTCATTTATTGATGGTATGTCATATAATAATGCAGCCGTTGGAAATGCAGAGACATCTGTTCCTCTAAGTTCCATTGACCAGGTTTCAGTCCTATCCGGCGGATTTAATGCTGAATATGGGAACTTCCGATCTGGCTTACTTAACGTAACAACAAAAACCGGAAATAAAAATAAATACCACGGAACAATATCTATCCAAAGAAATATTGAACATCTAAAAAGGTTTGGACCAAAACTTTCTGATCCCTATGGACCTGCATTAAGACCATTCCTGGATCCTACTGTTGCTTTTGTCGGGACACAGACAGCCTGGGCTGATAATGACTACCTTAGACAGCAATATGACAATTTTGATGGCTGGATACAGCAAGCAGATATTTTTAATCAAGGGCGTCCGCTTAATCAACAAGCAACGCCTTTAGACTATTACCTGCTGGCTGCATGGATGCATATGGCAATTCCTGATTATGAAGCACTATCCGCTTTAGGTTATGAAGTATCCGAAGAGCATAAGCGGTTGTTTGAGGAACATGTGAGAGGTGAAGAAGGAATAGACTATAATGTAGATCTGGGTTTTGGCGGCCCTCTTCCTTTTTTGAGTAGTGAATTTGGAGATGCAACTTTTTATCTATCTCATTTAACAAGAGAAGATTATTATGTATTTCCCTTCGCAAAAAAAAGTCAGCAGAATTATGTAACCAGAGCAACGCTAAAAACTAATCCCTTAAAAACTCTTACAGTAAGACTTGATGGCTTAGTTAAAAGACAACTTGGACTAAGTCCTTTAAAACCAGCCTTTGGGGATGTTCCAGACGCAGGACGCGAAGGCGGTTTTATGCGGATTGATAATACAAAAGATATTTCAGGAATATCAAGTCTGGATGGTGGAACAAATTATTGGTTTGATGTTCCAATCTTTCCTTTGCTTGATCAGACAACTAAGATGGGCGCAATAAATATCAACCATATGCTGAATGAAAAAACATTCTGGGAATTTAAATTGAATTATTCCTCCATTAAAGATCATTCACCAACGGGAGATAACAGAGATAACACGGTACTGACACACTTCGGACCTTTCCCTGTTTCAGAAATGCCATATGGGAAACTTCAGTTTTCGAATAATAACAGGCTAACATTAATTACCGGAAATGATACGATTTCATATTTATATCCTGGCTATGATGCACTGCCCGGTGTTAACAAGCGCTTTAGAAGTAAAGAAGGTGATTTATATACTAATGTACATATTCAGCAGGTTGGACTTAAGTTTGATATTGTTAGTCAACTGGGGGATCATAACTATTTAAAATCAGGAATCGAATATAATTATATTGATCTTGATCATAAGATGTGGTTAAAGTGGAACAGAACAGGACCGTACAACTCTTATGAATTCAATTACCATAGATTTCCAAGTCAAACAGGATTTTATATTCAAGATCAAATTAGCTATGAAGGTATTATTGCAAATATCGGAACCAGGTTAGACTATTATTACGGAGGGGGAGGCAAATGGCCCACAGGTGATAATTTTTCTGATGCCTTTACATCTGCATTTGGTGGTGCACCCCCCGGACCAGGAGAAGCTGCCGATTCGTTCTATGCTATTCTCGCTTCTGGAAGATCAATAATTTGGGAGAAGTGGGAAGAATATGACAGACAGAATCCAGGATTTCTGGAACCGGTTAAAAATCATTTAGTAATTAGTCCAAGGTTGGGGCTATCATTTCCTGTAACTGCAGAATCAAAATTTTATTTTAACTATGGGCATTTCAGATCAAACCCGCCTTATGCTTCAATGTTCCTTTTCACTTACAGGTATGATAAAAACGGAATATACGAGATGTCTAATCCTAACCTGGAACCTCCAAAAACCATTCAATATGAATTGGGTGTGGAGTATAAAATGTTCGAGAACGTGATACTCAAATTATCCGGTTATTATAAGGATGTTTCAGGACAACATGGAGAAGTTAGTTATCAGAGAAATACAGATGGGGCTCTTATTTATGATCGATGGGATAACAATGAATACAAAGATATACAGGGTCTTGAATTAACTTTCACAAAAAATGATTATAGCTGGATAACCGGTTGGATAAATTTTAATTACATGAGAGAAAAGGAAGGGCTGTCCGGTATATCGGCAATTTATAAGAATTCATTTGATGATGAAAGAACAGCTCTTTACTCAAACAACCAGCAAAAATTTTTACCAAGACCTATATTAAATACTAACGTGACGCTAAAATCACCGGACGAATTATTTTCAAGTGAATGGTTGAATCATATTACTTCAAACTGGAGAGCTACATTATTCTTTGAATGGAAAGCTGGAGAATACTTTACCTTTAACCCCCTTGATAAAGATTTTATAAGTAATAATCTGCAATGGCCTGACTACTTTATGCTTGATTTTAGGGTTGCAAAAACTTTTAGCTTCCTGGGATTAAACACTACATTCTTTTTGGATATAAATAACGTACTGAACATGAAAGTAAGTTTACTCAATAGAGGCTATGCTTTTAGGCGTAATAGTGTTGACACAGGTAATTTTATTGAGTGGGCTGACACAAAAAATTATCTTGCATCACTTCGGTTACCAATGTATGATTCGCCTGAATTTGATAACCTGAGAGCTCAGAACCCCGGTTATTATATTCCCGGTGATGACAAAGTCGGTGATTTACGATCTGATGAAAAACCACACATCAACGATCCGGATTTATCATATTTTCTCTTTGGTCAACCACGAGATATTTGGTTCGGATTGCGGATAGACTTTTAG
- a CDS encoding glycoside hydrolase family 28 protein → MKIFNHKNIFLLALLLVAASLSCSTNNTSTPGDEWVQVEQILNRIKPPQFPERIFNITDFGAKADGETDCTVAFKSAIAECSKNGGGMVYVPEGIFLTGAIHLKSNVNLHLAENAVIKFSDDKAKYLPLVFSRWEGVECMNYSSLLYAYGQENIAVTGKGILDGQGSVNNWWPWKGKKEGGWKTGEPHQKEGRDKLFKMAEDNIPPEERIMGEGYYLRPNFVHFYKTKNILIEGVTFKDSPMWFINPVLCENISVLGVTVEGLGPNNDGCNPESCKDVLIKDCYFNTGDDCIAIKSGRNNDGRRINVPSENIVIQNCIMKEGHGGVVLGSEISGGVKNVFAENCKMDSPHLERAFRIKTNSVRGGIIENIHVRNIEVGEVSEAVIKINFYYEEGDAGKFIPVVKNISIKNVTAQKSEFAVWIKAYEHSPVKNVLVENCTFNKVKNESVIENVEGLTIRSSKINDKEFLR, encoded by the coding sequence ATGAAAATTTTCAACCATAAAAATATTTTTTTATTAGCGCTGCTGTTAGTTGCCGCGTCACTCAGTTGTTCAACAAATAACACGAGCACTCCTGGTGATGAATGGGTTCAGGTTGAACAAATCTTAAACAGAATTAAACCTCCGCAATTTCCTGAACGCATTTTTAACATAACAGACTTTGGTGCCAAAGCTGATGGTGAAACAGATTGTACAGTTGCATTCAAATCAGCAATAGCAGAATGTTCAAAAAACGGCGGCGGAATGGTTTATGTCCCTGAAGGAATTTTCTTAACCGGTGCAATTCACTTGAAGAGTAATGTTAATCTTCATCTAGCAGAGAATGCTGTAATAAAATTTTCAGATGATAAAGCTAAGTATCTTCCTCTTGTTTTCAGCAGATGGGAAGGTGTTGAATGTATGAACTACTCATCACTTCTTTATGCTTATGGTCAGGAGAACATTGCTGTAACTGGAAAAGGAATTCTTGACGGACAGGGAAGTGTCAACAACTGGTGGCCGTGGAAGGGTAAAAAAGAAGGTGGATGGAAGACGGGTGAACCTCATCAGAAAGAAGGACGCGATAAACTTTTTAAAATGGCTGAGGATAATATCCCACCCGAAGAAAGAATAATGGGTGAAGGTTATTATCTGCGTCCCAACTTTGTGCATTTCTACAAAACAAAAAATATTCTTATTGAAGGTGTGACATTTAAAGATTCTCCAATGTGGTTTATCAATCCTGTTTTGTGTGAAAACATTTCTGTACTTGGTGTTACCGTTGAAGGATTGGGTCCGAACAATGACGGCTGTAATCCTGAAAGCTGCAAAGACGTTTTAATAAAAGATTGTTACTTCAATACAGGTGATGATTGCATCGCAATAAAATCAGGCAGAAACAACGATGGCAGAAGAATAAATGTTCCAAGCGAAAATATTGTAATCCAGAATTGTATAATGAAAGAGGGTCACGGCGGAGTTGTACTTGGAAGTGAAATTTCGGGTGGAGTTAAAAATGTTTTTGCGGAAAATTGTAAGATGGATAGTCCCCACCTTGAAAGAGCATTCAGGATAAAAACAAATTCCGTACGCGGCGGAATAATAGAGAATATACACGTAAGGAATATTGAGGTTGGTGAAGTAAGCGAAGCCGTTATAAAAATAAATTTTTATTATGAAGAAGGAGACGCAGGAAAATTTATACCAGTTGTTAAGAACATTTCTATAAAGAATGTAACAGCGCAAAAAAGTGAATTTGCCGTTTGGATAAAGGCTTATGAACATTCCCCGGTTAAAAATGTGTTAGTAGAAAACTGTACCTTCAACAAAGTTAAGAACGAAAGTGTAATTGAGAATGTTGAAGGATTGACCATACGATCATCAAAAATTAATGATAAAGAATTTCTGCGGTGA
- a CDS encoding DUF4990 domain-containing protein, whose amino-acid sequence MKYISLLLFGVLILFFSNQSIAQIYVAVTGSDTNPGTIEQPLKTIPAAVTLAQAGDTVYVRGGVYTLSSTITISKNGTENNKYYLFAYQDERPVLDYTTQPYGSSNRGINLYGNYWHVKGIDIYGAGDNGMFVRGSNNIIEFCSFYENKDTGLQLGNGASYNNVINCDSYYNADPSQGNADGFAAKLDVGTGTYFYGCRAWQNSDDGWDGYLRGADNVTTLVENSWCFMNGYLKDGTVSTGNGNGYKMGGGDNTNSQNLANHFTIVKSLAFDNRVKGYDQNNNRGSMKIFNSSAYRNGTNYSIPGVINQGEVAAITNCAVLGSAGSLAGHVVLTTNSWLPPFNVTAADFVSLDTTGVRAARNPDGSLPLINFLNLVQGSQLIDSGTDIGLPFVGSAPDIGAFEYGEILPVELISFTAFVVSSVTTLNWTTSSELNNLGFEVQRKLDEDHFTTIGFVRGNGTTTQKNDYRFVTDFFENQKNIYRLKQLDYSGAFTYSDEIDVSKIIPSEFILYQNYPNPFNPATNFKYNISTPGKVSLIIYDVLGEQVAGVVNEYQEPGSYEVAWTALDGSGSSLPSGMYIARLQSGESVQSVKILFLK is encoded by the coding sequence ATGAAATATATTTCTTTATTACTATTTGGTGTTCTTATATTATTTTTTTCTAATCAATCGATTGCGCAGATTTATGTCGCTGTAACCGGAAGTGATACAAACCCCGGTACAATTGAACAACCATTAAAAACTATTCCTGCCGCTGTTACACTTGCGCAGGCTGGTGATACAGTTTATGTAAGAGGCGGAGTTTATACTTTGTCCTCAACTATCACCATCAGCAAAAACGGAACTGAAAACAATAAGTATTATTTGTTTGCCTATCAGGATGAAAGACCTGTTCTCGATTATACAACCCAGCCTTATGGAAGCAGTAACCGCGGAATTAATCTTTACGGAAATTACTGGCATGTAAAAGGAATTGATATTTATGGCGCCGGTGATAATGGAATGTTTGTAAGAGGTTCTAACAATATAATAGAGTTTTGTTCGTTCTATGAAAACAAAGACACAGGATTACAACTTGGCAATGGTGCTTCATACAACAATGTTATTAATTGTGACTCTTATTATAACGCAGACCCAAGCCAGGGAAATGCAGATGGATTTGCTGCAAAACTAGATGTTGGTACCGGAACATATTTTTACGGATGCAGAGCATGGCAAAATTCAGATGATGGATGGGATGGATATTTAAGAGGTGCTGATAACGTAACAACTCTTGTTGAAAACAGCTGGTGTTTCATGAACGGATATTTAAAAGACGGAACAGTGAGTACCGGTAATGGTAACGGGTATAAGATGGGCGGAGGTGACAATACAAACAGTCAGAATCTTGCTAATCATTTTACTATAGTTAAAAGTCTTGCGTTTGATAATAGGGTAAAAGGATACGACCAAAACAATAATCGTGGTTCGATGAAAATTTTTAACAGCTCTGCTTATCGCAATGGAACAAACTATTCAATTCCCGGAGTTATAAACCAGGGTGAAGTTGCAGCGATAACAAACTGTGCTGTACTCGGAAGTGCTGGTTCACTAGCTGGACACGTTGTGTTAACTACAAACAGCTGGCTTCCACCTTTTAATGTTACTGCCGCGGATTTTGTTTCATTAGATACAACTGGAGTTCGTGCAGCGCGTAATCCTGATGGCAGTCTTCCATTGATAAATTTTTTGAATCTTGTACAGGGAAGTCAATTGATAGATTCAGGAACTGATATAGGTTTACCTTTTGTCGGTTCGGCTCCTGATATAGGCGCATTTGAGTATGGTGAAATTCTTCCGGTAGAATTAATTTCCTTCACAGCTTTTGTTGTGAGCAGTGTTACGACATTGAATTGGACAACTTCTTCAGAGTTAAACAATCTTGGATTTGAAGTTCAAAGAAAATTAGATGAAGATCATTTTACAACAATTGGATTTGTAAGAGGGAATGGAACCACAACACAAAAAAATGATTACAGATTTGTCACAGATTTTTTTGAAAATCAGAAAAATATATACCGCTTAAAACAATTAGATTATTCAGGTGCTTTCACTTATTCTGATGAAATTGATGTCAGCAAAATTATCCCTTCTGAATTTATACTTTATCAGAATTATCCTAATCCATTTAATCCGGCTACTAATTTTAAATACAATATATCAACACCCGGAAAAGTAAGTTTAATTATTTATGATGTACTTGGTGAACAAGTCGCCGGAGTTGTTAATGAATATCAGGAGCCCGGTAGTTATGAAGTAGCATGGACTGCTCTTGATGGCAGCGGAAGTTCGCTTCCAAGCGGAATGTACATTGCGCGGCTTCAATCTGGCGAAAGTGTACAATCAGTTAAAATTTTATTTCTGAAATAG
- a CDS encoding right-handed parallel beta-helix repeat-containing protein: MLFYKMKSQSYFLILQLIFLLNLSIYPQVYVSPTGDDSNPGTFEFPFKTLTKAVSISGPDTLIYMRGGVYYDSTTIRLNKTGQADRYIKIWAYPGEKPVIDFAGQSVATSSRGIQISHNYWHLKGIEVRNAKDNGIYISAWYTIVENCVIHDCNDTGLQISGGGSYNLVLNCDSYGNNDPLTSGENADGFAPKLDIGPGNIFRGCRAWNNADDGWDIYEGDQQVLIEDCWAFRNGFNIWGIPNFQGDGNGFKLGGNYVAGPHKIVRSVAFDNKSKGFDQNNNTAGIIAYNNTGWRNQSRNFSFPTAPSSGVHELKNNISYSGNNQIASNSILEANSWVGFTVSNSDFISLDTLLALVERDSLGNLPSTDFLRLAAGSSLIDAGVPVGMPYNDNAPDLGAFETDGIPSSVKDEMNKFRFHLGQNFPNPFNPATKIVYAVGDEYPILPVNVLLKVYDVLGNEVLTLVDEQKYAGNYEIEFNASNLSNGVYFYSLFSGETRITKKMILLK; the protein is encoded by the coding sequence TTGCTTTTTTATAAAATGAAATCCCAATCTTACTTTTTAATTCTTCAACTGATCTTTCTTCTTAATCTTTCTATTTATCCGCAGGTTTACGTCTCTCCAACCGGCGATGATTCTAATCCCGGTACTTTTGAATTTCCATTTAAAACCTTAACAAAAGCCGTTTCAATCTCCGGTCCGGATACTCTTATCTACATGCGCGGTGGTGTTTACTATGATTCTACAACAATCAGATTGAACAAAACGGGGCAAGCAGATAGGTATATAAAAATATGGGCTTACCCTGGAGAGAAACCTGTCATAGACTTTGCCGGTCAATCTGTTGCAACTTCATCAAGAGGAATTCAAATCTCGCACAACTACTGGCACCTTAAAGGTATTGAGGTAAGAAATGCAAAAGATAATGGGATTTATATTTCTGCATGGTATACGATTGTTGAAAATTGTGTAATACACGACTGCAACGATACAGGACTTCAGATAAGCGGCGGCGGAAGTTATAACCTTGTTCTCAATTGTGATTCTTACGGAAATAATGACCCGTTAACGTCAGGGGAAAATGCTGATGGGTTTGCACCGAAACTTGATATTGGTCCGGGAAATATTTTCAGAGGATGCCGTGCCTGGAATAACGCAGATGATGGCTGGGATATTTATGAAGGAGATCAGCAGGTGCTGATTGAAGATTGCTGGGCATTCAGGAACGGTTTTAATATTTGGGGGATACCAAATTTTCAGGGGGATGGCAATGGTTTTAAACTCGGCGGAAATTATGTTGCTGGTCCGCATAAGATAGTCAGAAGCGTTGCATTCGATAATAAGTCAAAAGGTTTTGATCAGAATAATAACACAGCAGGCATTATAGCTTACAATAACACGGGATGGAGAAATCAATCAAGGAATTTTTCATTTCCAACCGCACCTTCTTCGGGAGTACACGAATTAAAAAATAATATTTCTTATTCAGGAAATAACCAGATCGCTTCAAATTCAATCTTAGAAGCTAATAGCTGGGTAGGCTTTACAGTTTCGAATTCAGATTTTATCAGTCTCGATACTCTGCTCGCTTTAGTTGAAAGAGATTCATTGGGTAATTTACCATCGACTGATTTTTTAAGATTAGCTGCAGGAAGTTCGTTGATAGATGCAGGTGTGCCTGTCGGGATGCCTTACAATGATAACGCTCCTGATTTAGGTGCATTTGAAACTGATGGTATACCAAGTTCAGTGAAGGATGAAATGAACAAATTCAGATTTCATCTCGGACAAAATTTTCCTAATCCATTTAATCCTGCTACAAAAATTGTCTATGCTGTTGGAGATGAATATCCAATATTGCCAGTTAATGTACTTCTAAAAGTGTATGACGTACTGGGCAACGAAGTTTTAACACTCGTTGATGAGCAAAAGTATGCGGGAAATTATGAAATTGAATTCAATGCCTCAAATCTTTCCAATGGAGTTTATTTCTATTCTTTATTTTCAGGCGAAACAAGAATTACTAAAAAAATGATATTGCTTAAATGA
- a CDS encoding T9SS type A sorting domain-containing protein — protein sequence MIFKRFLSVTFLIFLFSSIIVAQEEILVLNPSSAIDTTTFINVQILADIAANGGVIPANRVYELQRDAIHMHNSQITVNSGQTIRLRGQSGSGKKPIVYLYDAGTGTGRPPGNMFVLNGGDLHFKDICIAGYFEPIEDNVDGVQGGLINTTGAGSNITVDGVIFSNINGQHIRTGFDVGKVDIRNTIFANMGALTTSNLGAGKGIDFREAEIDTFILMNNTFVNYQDRAIRHYNFSNPHPDTGGTRIMHYALIEHNTFINGMGYHGLLSLGNVGEQITIKNNLFVDGFALGEDSSDAVRKAEWANTGEFYPTGGNRITWIFTAQNQVTNWDISNNYFAISDSGQSFLNDYGFGPASPLSWHINSRIGADSVTAFTQIPLTLNNTPRLMTNMMRWYETPEAQGGAGKTKNTGNFIREEHDYDRRVIQYYRDTLNGSYPTSSVAYTGGSDGKPVGDLNWFPTFLDVNDNYVMPTTFTLEQNYPNPFNPSTKIVFYLDKSGITNLNVYNVLGQKVATLVAGDLNVGLHEINFDASNLSSGIYFYKLESGVNSTVKKMMLVK from the coding sequence ATGATCTTTAAAAGGTTCCTATCGGTCACATTTCTCATCTTTTTGTTTTCATCAATAATCGTTGCCCAGGAGGAAATACTGGTTCTAAATCCATCATCGGCAATAGATACAACAACATTCATTAACGTACAGATTTTAGCTGATATTGCTGCTAATGGTGGTGTGATTCCTGCAAATCGTGTATACGAACTTCAACGTGATGCAATTCATATGCATAACTCGCAAATAACTGTAAATAGTGGTCAGACAATTCGTCTTCGCGGGCAAAGTGGTTCCGGCAAAAAGCCAATTGTTTATCTTTATGATGCAGGAACTGGTACAGGAAGACCTCCGGGAAATATGTTTGTCCTGAACGGTGGTGATTTACATTTCAAAGATATCTGTATTGCAGGATATTTTGAACCGATAGAAGACAATGTAGACGGTGTTCAAGGTGGCTTGATTAATACTACCGGTGCTGGATCAAACATCACAGTTGATGGAGTTATTTTCAGCAATATAAATGGTCAGCATATCAGAACCGGATTTGATGTTGGTAAAGTCGATATACGAAATACGATCTTTGCTAATATGGGTGCTCTAACCACCTCTAACCTCGGCGCTGGAAAAGGAATAGATTTTCGTGAAGCCGAAATAGATACTTTTATCCTGATGAATAATACCTTTGTCAACTATCAGGATAGAGCAATAAGGCATTATAACTTTTCTAATCCACATCCGGATACTGGTGGAACAAGAATTATGCATTATGCACTTATTGAACACAACACCTTTATCAATGGTATGGGCTATCACGGACTTCTTTCTTTAGGTAACGTGGGTGAACAAATAACTATTAAAAATAATTTGTTTGTCGATGGTTTTGCATTAGGAGAAGATTCAAGTGATGCCGTAAGAAAAGCTGAGTGGGCTAATACCGGTGAATTTTATCCTACAGGCGGAAACAGAATTACCTGGATATTTACTGCTCAAAACCAGGTTACCAACTGGGATATCTCCAATAATTACTTTGCTATCAGTGATTCAGGTCAATCATTCCTGAATGATTATGGCTTTGGACCAGCTTCACCGCTCTCGTGGCATATCAACAGCAGAATTGGTGCTGATTCTGTGACAGCTTTTACTCAGATTCCACTGACACTTAACAACACACCAAGACTCATGACAAATATGATGCGCTGGTATGAAACTCCTGAAGCTCAGGGTGGTGCCGGTAAAACAAAAAACACCGGAAATTTCATCAGAGAAGAACATGATTATGATAGAAGAGTAATCCAGTACTACCGTGATACCTTGAACGGATCATATCCTACATCTTCCGTTGCATACACCGGTGGTAGTGATGGGAAACCTGTTGGTGACTTAAATTGGTTCCCAACATTCCTGGATGTTAATGATAATTATGTAATGCCAACAACATTCACACTCGAACAAAATTATCCTAATCCTTTTAACCCTTCAACAAAAATTGTGTTCTATCTGGATAAATCCGGTATAACCAATTTGAATGTTTATAATGTACTTGGTCAAAAGGTTGCAACATTAGTTGCGGGTGATTTAAATGTTGGTTTGCATGAAATTAATTTCGATGCTTCCAATCTTTCATCAGGAATTTACTTCTACAAACTTGAATCAGGCGTAAATTCAACAGTTAAGAAAATGATGCTCGTTAAGTAG